A genomic stretch from Telopea speciosissima isolate NSW1024214 ecotype Mountain lineage chromosome 7, Tspe_v1, whole genome shotgun sequence includes:
- the LOC122666896 gene encoding probable serine/threonine-protein kinase PBL26 isoform X1: MVSCAEDKTKTQAETTNKKEAANGNGNIAAQTFTFRELATATKNFRQECLVGEGGFGRVYRGKLENTGQLVAVKQLDRNGLQGNREFLVEVLMLSLLHHQNLVNLIGYCADGDQRLLVYEFMALGSLEDHLLDLPPDQKPLPWFTRMKIASGAAKGLEYLHDKANPPVIYRDLKSSNILLDEEFNPKLSDFGLAKLGPVGDKTHVSSRVMGTYGYCAPEYARTGQLTLKSDVYSFGVVLLELITGRRAIDTTRPTEEQNLVAWAQPIFKDPKRFPEMADPLLQGDFPVRGLNQAVAVAAMCLQEEASVRPLMSDVVTALSFLSLSPEEGLPPLLAVPDSASEKKVSSEDGDHQDEVSAEERQRAVAEAMEWGSNSRANNRKSSNGRGASL, from the exons ATGGTTTCTTGCGCAGAGGATAAAACAAAGACCCAAGCtgaaacaacaaacaaaaaggaAGCTGCTAATGGTAACGGTAACATTGCAGCACAAACTTTTACTTTTCGTGAGTTGGCCACAGCAACAAAGAATTTCCGGCAGGAATGTTTAGTGGGTGAAGGTGGATTTGGAAGAGTCTACAGGGGGAAACTTGAGAATACTGGCCAG CTTGTGGCCGTGAAGCAACTGGACAGAAATGGATTACAGGGAAACAGAGAGTTTCTTGTTGAGGTTTTGATGCTGAGTCTCCTCCACCATCAAAATCTGGTCAATCTGATTGGTTATTGTGCTGACGGAGATCAGAGGCTCTTGGTGTATGAGTTTATGGCATTGGGATCTCTTGAAGATCACCTACTTG ATCTCCCGCCAGACCAAAAGCCACTACCCTGGTTTACTAGAATGAAAATAGCTTCAGGGGCTGCTAAGGGTTTGGAATATTTGCACGATAAGGCCAACCCCCCTGTTATATATCGAGATCTGAAATCATCCAACATCTTGCTGGATGAAGAATTCAATCCAAAACTCTCCGATTTTGGTCTTGCCAAGCTTGGACCTGTTGGAGATAAGACACATGTATCATCACGGGTGATGGGGACATATGGTTACTGCGCCCCAGAGTATGCAAGAACAGGTCAGCTGACTTTGAAGTCAGATGTGTATAGTTTTGGAGTTGTTTTACTGGAGCTAATAACTGGACGAAGAGCCATTGACACCACAAGACCAACAGAGGAGCAAAACCTAGTTGCTTGG GCACAACCCATATTCAAGGATCCCAAAAGGTTCCCAGAGATGGCTGATCCACTTCTTCAAGGGGACTTCCCAGTCAGAGGTTTAAATCAAGCAGTTGCAGTCGCTGCCATGTGTCTTCAGGAGGAAGCGTCAGTCCGCCCCTTGATGAGCGATGTTGTCACTGCTCTTAGTTTCCTATCACTGTCTCCTGAAGAAGGGCTACCTCCACTACTTGCTGTTCCAGATTCAGCTTCTGAGAAGAAAGTGTCAAGTGAGGATGGAGATCATCAGGATGAAGTAAGTGCAGAAGAACGTCAACGAGCTGTAGCAGAAGCAATGGAGTGGGGATCAAATTCAAGGGCAAACAACAGAAAAAGCAGCAATGGAAGAGGTGCTTCATTGTAA
- the LOC122666896 gene encoding probable serine/threonine-protein kinase PBL26 isoform X2 yields the protein MLSLLHHQNLVNLIGYCADGDQRLLVYEFMALGSLEDHLLDLPPDQKPLPWFTRMKIASGAAKGLEYLHDKANPPVIYRDLKSSNILLDEEFNPKLSDFGLAKLGPVGDKTHVSSRVMGTYGYCAPEYARTGQLTLKSDVYSFGVVLLELITGRRAIDTTRPTEEQNLVAWAQPIFKDPKRFPEMADPLLQGDFPVRGLNQAVAVAAMCLQEEASVRPLMSDVVTALSFLSLSPEEGLPPLLAVPDSASEKKVSSEDGDHQDEVSAEERQRAVAEAMEWGSNSRANNRKSSNGRGASL from the exons ATGCTGAGTCTCCTCCACCATCAAAATCTGGTCAATCTGATTGGTTATTGTGCTGACGGAGATCAGAGGCTCTTGGTGTATGAGTTTATGGCATTGGGATCTCTTGAAGATCACCTACTTG ATCTCCCGCCAGACCAAAAGCCACTACCCTGGTTTACTAGAATGAAAATAGCTTCAGGGGCTGCTAAGGGTTTGGAATATTTGCACGATAAGGCCAACCCCCCTGTTATATATCGAGATCTGAAATCATCCAACATCTTGCTGGATGAAGAATTCAATCCAAAACTCTCCGATTTTGGTCTTGCCAAGCTTGGACCTGTTGGAGATAAGACACATGTATCATCACGGGTGATGGGGACATATGGTTACTGCGCCCCAGAGTATGCAAGAACAGGTCAGCTGACTTTGAAGTCAGATGTGTATAGTTTTGGAGTTGTTTTACTGGAGCTAATAACTGGACGAAGAGCCATTGACACCACAAGACCAACAGAGGAGCAAAACCTAGTTGCTTGG GCACAACCCATATTCAAGGATCCCAAAAGGTTCCCAGAGATGGCTGATCCACTTCTTCAAGGGGACTTCCCAGTCAGAGGTTTAAATCAAGCAGTTGCAGTCGCTGCCATGTGTCTTCAGGAGGAAGCGTCAGTCCGCCCCTTGATGAGCGATGTTGTCACTGCTCTTAGTTTCCTATCACTGTCTCCTGAAGAAGGGCTACCTCCACTACTTGCTGTTCCAGATTCAGCTTCTGAGAAGAAAGTGTCAAGTGAGGATGGAGATCATCAGGATGAAGTAAGTGCAGAAGAACGTCAACGAGCTGTAGCAGAAGCAATGGAGTGGGGATCAAATTCAAGGGCAAACAACAGAAAAAGCAGCAATGGAAGAGGTGCTTCATTGTAA